In a genomic window of Coprococcus eutactus:
- a CDS encoding DUF6619 domain-containing protein yields the protein MKHNNIIIMSALALVISLTGCGNTNKLSEYDMTGISFIEYNDIDTVCEDEELITAGSNLLSDQEDNLLLSYVVDSAIELSDELGDYDHLVFTNPKWIENFGDSGKLKPIEYSSLSKSMQEFLDSQMPILTNDGSVLPEGTGLYEYEGGGLLAFPVNVTLGAAKPIEAKNPLVMLIDNPAEILKADSCLLPLTSSGNVLFLDSGNLQQAFENSELKDYGNIQKFDEK from the coding sequence ATGAAACATAATAACATTATAATCATGTCTGCATTAGCACTTGTGATTAGTTTAACCGGGTGCGGAAATACAAATAAGCTTTCCGAATATGACATGACCGGAATTAGCTTTATAGAATATAATGACATAGATACAGTATGCGAAGATGAAGAACTGATAACTGCTGGAAGCAATTTGCTATCTGACCAAGAGGACAATTTGCTTCTCTCCTATGTAGTAGATAGCGCTATTGAACTTTCTGACGAGCTGGGAGATTATGACCATTTGGTGTTTACAAATCCCAAATGGATTGAAAACTTTGGCGATTCTGGCAAATTAAAACCTATAGAATATAGCAGCTTATCAAAAAGTATGCAAGAGTTTTTAGACAGTCAAATGCCGATATTGACAAACGACGGAAGTGTATTGCCAGAAGGAACAGGGTTATACGAATACGAAGGTGGCGGTCTGCTTGCATTTCCTGTAAATGTAACTCTTGGAGCAGCGAAGCCGATAGAAGCAAAAAATCCTCTGGTTATGCTAATAGACAATCCGGCAGAAATACTGAAAGCTGATTCTTGTTTGTTGCCCTTGACCTCAAGTGGAAATGTGTTGTTTTTGGATAGCGGTAATTTACAACAAGCTTTTGAAAATAGTGAGCTTAAAGATTACGGAAATATTCAAAAGTTTGACGAAAAATAA
- a CDS encoding tyrosine-type recombinase/integrase, which translates to MACRKDGKGRVLRKGEGYRKGDGRYSYVYIDPLGKKRTIYAQSLVKLREREEQLQKDQLDGLDVYVAGKADVNFLFDRYISTKTELRSTTYSNYLYTWNHFIRDTFGKKKVRDVKYSDVLFFYTDLINNQGLQINTLETINTVLRPTFQLAVRDDIIRKNPVDGAYCEVKKRNGGARKTRRALTVDQQRKFMEYVAKNPFFYHWYPFFVFLLGTGCRIGEAIGIRWDDIDLENRVIDINHSLTYYQRADDSYKCEFRVSLPKTEAGNRRIPMMQQVYDVLQEEYERQKQEGFCVENVDGMTNFVFTNRFGMPHNPAAVNRAIKRIVDTHNSEEEVAAKKEKREPVMIPRFSCHIFRHTFASRFCENETNIKVIQEVMGHADVSTTMNIYAEANPDVTKSVIEKLSKNMDIF; encoded by the coding sequence ATGGCTTGTAGAAAAGATGGTAAAGGCAGAGTATTAAGAAAGGGTGAGGGTTACAGAAAAGGCGACGGAAGATACTCATATGTATATATTGATCCATTAGGCAAGAAAAGGACCATTTATGCACAGTCTTTGGTAAAACTTCGAGAAAGAGAAGAACAGTTACAAAAAGACCAGTTGGATGGACTTGATGTCTATGTCGCAGGAAAGGCTGATGTGAACTTTTTGTTTGACAGGTACATATCAACTAAAACAGAATTGCGCAGCACTACTTACAGTAATTATTTGTATACATGGAATCATTTTATTCGTGATACATTTGGCAAGAAGAAAGTAAGAGATGTGAAATACTCAGACGTGTTGTTCTTTTATACAGACTTGATTAATAATCAGGGATTACAGATTAATACGCTTGAGACAATTAACACAGTATTAAGACCTACATTTCAGCTTGCTGTCAGAGATGATATCATAAGGAAGAATCCGGTAGACGGAGCATACTGTGAAGTAAAAAAGCGTAATGGTGGTGCCAGAAAGACAAGGCGAGCGTTGACTGTGGATCAGCAGAGAAAATTCATGGAGTATGTAGCAAAGAATCCGTTCTTTTATCACTGGTATCCATTCTTTGTATTTTTGTTAGGAACTGGATGCAGAATAGGAGAAGCAATTGGGATACGCTGGGATGATATTGATTTGGAGAATCGAGTCATTGATATCAATCATAGCTTAACCTATTACCAGAGAGCGGATGATTCATATAAATGTGAGTTTAGAGTATCTTTGCCAAAGACGGAAGCTGGTAATCGTAGAATACCTATGATGCAGCAGGTATATGATGTGCTTCAGGAAGAATATGAGAGACAGAAGCAAGAAGGCTTTTGTGTTGAGAATGTGGATGGAATGACCAATTTTGTATTTACAAACCGATTTGGGATGCCACATAACCCAGCAGCAGTAAACCGGGCAATCAAGAGAATTGTGGATACACATAATTCAGAAGAAGAGGTGGCTGCTAAAAAGGAGAAGAGAGAACCTGTTATGATTCCAAGATTCTCCTGCCATATCTTCAGACATACGTTTGCATCAAGATTTTGCGAGAATGAAACCAACATCAAAGTAATTCAAGAGGTAATGGGACATGCTGATGTATCGACTACCATGAACATATATGCAGAAGCAAACCCAGATGTTACCAAATCAGTAATTGAGAAATTATCAAAAAATATGGATATTTTTTAG
- a CDS encoding DUF6290 family protein gives MARTGRPKAEKPFDHKVTVKFKEEEYQIMVEYAETHNLSISQLIRMGVELQMKQQANQ, from the coding sequence ATGGCTAGAACTGGAAGACCAAAAGCAGAGAAACCTTTTGACCATAAGGTGACTGTTAAATTCAAAGAAGAGGAATACCAGATAATGGTTGAGTATGCTGAGACTCATAATCTATCCATTTCGCAATTGATTAGAATGGGTGTTGAATTACAAATGAAGCAACAGGCTAATCAGTAG
- a CDS encoding winged helix-turn-helix domain-containing protein has product MEFKAQDSTAFDDMLAFVKQHPDFEKLEISYEPTLSLSGLEINLSRRRVINNGQEIELTVKEYDILCLLAANKGRVLTYEQIYDKVWGEISAGNEKDTVGFYIRNLRKKLCDTNSHFSIDSVREIGYRFNSQ; this is encoded by the coding sequence ATGGAGTTCAAAGCACAAGACTCAACAGCCTTTGACGATATGCTGGCTTTTGTAAAACAGCACCCTGATTTTGAAAAATTAGAGATTTCATATGAGCCGACATTATCCCTTTCCGGCTTAGAAATCAATTTGAGCCGGCGCAGAGTTATCAATAACGGTCAGGAAATTGAACTGACCGTCAAAGAGTATGATATACTCTGCTTACTCGCAGCCAATAAAGGTCGTGTTCTTACATACGAGCAGATTTATGATAAGGTGTGGGGCGAAATATCAGCAGGCAATGAAAAGGATACCGTAGGCTTTTACATTCGGAATCTTCGTAAAAAACTTTGTGATACAAACTCTCACTTTTCCATAGATAGTGTTCGTGAGATCGGCTACCGCTTTAACAGTCAGTAA
- a CDS encoding D-alanyl-D-alanine carboxypeptidase family protein, giving the protein MQRKRRKKKRFGVFLFLLVVCIGIGIMFVPWAMQPENFREVKNKINGFLYKEDFLDSYNAKSLILVDCSDDEIFVSKNENEPQIPASLAKLFVIEYASTLADLDSIVVADYGAISLTKPGSSVAQIKEKEYFLHNLFAAMLVPSGNDAAYVVADYCGGLLSPQAESCQERVRIFMENLNLHLQQQGYLDTVLYDPSGFDMEALTTTLDLKEVVYRLLEYSWFREIVSQNTYTATLPDGSTQIWQNTNAFLDPTSEYYNENVCGIKTGSLSDDYNLIVLYQQHGKEFLICSLGSQSDSSRYDDVNFILKTIDESYYLTQ; this is encoded by the coding sequence ATGCAGAGAAAACGCCGTAAGAAAAAACGATTTGGAGTATTTTTGTTTTTGCTTGTAGTTTGTATCGGCATAGGTATAATGTTTGTGCCGTGGGCAATGCAGCCGGAAAATTTCAGAGAGGTAAAGAATAAAATAAATGGTTTTCTCTACAAAGAAGATTTTCTTGACTCTTATAATGCAAAATCGCTGATTTTGGTGGATTGTTCTGATGATGAAATATTTGTTTCAAAAAACGAGAACGAGCCACAAATTCCTGCAAGTTTAGCCAAGCTGTTTGTTATTGAGTATGCGTCAACTTTAGCAGACCTTGATAGTATCGTTGTTGCAGACTATGGTGCTATTTCACTCACGAAACCCGGCTCGTCTGTTGCTCAAATCAAGGAAAAAGAATACTTTTTACACAATCTATTTGCGGCAATGTTAGTACCGTCAGGGAATGACGCAGCTTATGTGGTTGCTGATTATTGTGGAGGATTACTTTCGCCGCAAGCAGAAAGCTGTCAAGAGCGTGTGAGGATTTTCATGGAGAACTTAAACCTGCATTTGCAACAGCAGGGGTACTTAGACACAGTTTTATATGATCCGAGTGGTTTTGATATGGAGGCACTTACCACCACTTTAGATTTGAAAGAAGTAGTATATCGGTTGTTGGAATACTCGTGGTTTAGAGAAATTGTATCTCAAAACACTTATACGGCAACACTGCCTGATGGCAGTACACAAATATGGCAGAATACAAACGCCTTCCTTGATCCGACATCCGAATATTACAACGAAAATGTATGCGGAATTAAGACTGGCTCTCTGTCTGACGACTATAACTTGATTGTGCTTTATCAGCAGCACGGAAAAGAGTTTTTGATATGCAGTTTAGGCTCTCAGTCCGATTCCTCTCGTTATGACGATGTGAATTTTATTCTGAAAACGATTGATGAATCGTATTATCTCACGCAATAA
- a CDS encoding ABC transporter permease encodes MILKDLRLSPLRSILTSVSMLVGIIAMIGSVLVGTLGREYLISVNAQVYGWSPTYSFVITESDFHDRNKMEQLFQRFEAIDDVAAVTFSMGEDIRFAPMKDLTPIPPNDVYQNLMAFDVVCTTEAYSQVYNLPMTSGRWLEPLSEGGSLEVVINKEAKNYFNDSPYAAGNVKSTLSLTPFNIVGVVNDGRDFPTIYADSAAILNFAPAMWQVQNANVYWHPTTGLTIEQIHSALGDILTDTIGGYWESAGRSDIGDTYDSVLSILQLGLLVTSLLLLFVSVLGQINIGLSSLEQRTHELLIRRAIGASRTNIVALVLGSQLILSIFVCFAAILISLILVHCIGALLPVDSPVGTPSYPISVAVVAVAVSVLTALLGGLLPALKAAKLEPALALR; translated from the coding sequence ATGATACTTAAAGACCTTCGTCTGTCTCCACTTAGAAGTATTCTGACAAGTGTTTCAATGCTTGTAGGCATTATCGCAATGATTGGATCGGTATTAGTTGGTACGCTTGGACGGGAGTATTTGATTTCCGTAAACGCACAGGTATATGGCTGGTCACCTACTTACTCATTCGTGATAACGGAATCCGATTTTCACGATAGAAATAAAATGGAACAATTATTCCAGAGATTTGAAGCCATTGATGATGTAGCCGCTGTTACTTTTTCTATGGGAGAGGATATTCGATTTGCACCAATGAAAGATTTAACGCCAATACCGCCGAATGATGTTTACCAAAACCTGATGGCTTTTGATGTAGTTTGCACCACGGAGGCATATAGTCAAGTCTATAATCTTCCAATGACATCCGGTAGATGGTTAGAGCCTTTGAGTGAGGGCGGATCGCTTGAAGTGGTCATAAACAAAGAAGCTAAAAACTATTTTAATGATTCGCCCTATGCTGCAGGAAATGTAAAAAGCACACTTTCGTTAACCCCATTCAATATTGTCGGAGTAGTAAACGATGGCAGGGATTTTCCGACTATCTATGCGGATTCTGCGGCGATCCTCAATTTCGCACCAGCAATGTGGCAAGTACAAAATGCAAATGTGTATTGGCATCCCACAACAGGACTGACAATCGAACAGATACATTCTGCCCTTGGCGACATTTTGACTGATACCATTGGCGGTTACTGGGAAAGTGCTGGGCGGAGTGATATTGGAGATACCTATGATTCGGTATTGTCCATACTGCAATTAGGGCTTTTGGTTACTTCGCTTTTGTTGCTGTTTGTTTCCGTATTAGGGCAGATCAATATCGGACTATCTTCATTGGAACAGCGCACACATGAGTTGCTGATCCGCAGAGCGATAGGTGCTTCACGAACAAATATTGTGGCACTGGTTTTAGGCTCACAGTTGATTTTATCAATATTCGTTTGCTTTGCAGCTATTTTGATTTCGCTGATTTTGGTGCATTGTATTGGAGCGTTGCTCCCTGTGGATTCCCCGGTGGGAACACCGAGTTATCCAATCAGCGTTGCTGTTGTTGCAGTTGCTGTGTCTGTGCTTACAGCATTATTGGGCGGATTATTACCAGCATTGAAAGCAGCAAAATTAGAGCCTGCATTGGCTCTTAGATAA
- a CDS encoding ABC transporter ATP-binding protein, with amino-acid sequence MKGISEKTLIKIKDLKASVKLNNGDMLTTVTNANMELQRGRSYAIVGKSGSGKTSLISIIGLLNREYEGEYLYDGISISALKDRDLSILRANNIGFVFQNYSLIKHLRVWENIELPLLYAKKSFTAKQRHEIITGLLKSVGLESKENDYPINLSGGEQQRVAIARALAVSPEAILCDEPTGALDKKTGTQIMELLHSVVKENGIMLLLVTHDPDIADTCDTIFEMDGGRITCAKNDT; translated from the coding sequence ATGAAAGGAATTTCCGAAAAGACTTTAATCAAAATAAAGGATTTGAAAGCAAGCGTCAAATTGAATAATGGCGATATGCTGACAACAGTAACCAACGCTAATATGGAATTGCAACGAGGGCGCAGTTATGCCATTGTCGGAAAGTCCGGCTCAGGCAAAACAAGCCTTATATCTATTATTGGCTTGTTAAATCGGGAATATGAGGGCGAGTACCTTTATGATGGTATATCTATTTCTGCTTTGAAAGACCGTGATCTGTCTATACTGCGAGCCAATAATATCGGATTTGTATTTCAGAATTACTCTCTGATTAAGCACTTGCGGGTATGGGAAAATATCGAATTACCCCTACTCTATGCCAAAAAGTCGTTTACCGCCAAACAGCGTCACGAGATAATTACAGGCTTGCTAAAAAGTGTCGGCTTAGAAAGCAAGGAAAATGATTACCCAATCAATTTGTCCGGCGGTGAACAACAAAGAGTTGCAATCGCAAGGGCACTTGCAGTATCTCCGGAAGCCATTTTATGTGATGAGCCTACGGGAGCGTTGGATAAAAAGACGGGAACGCAGATTATGGAACTGTTGCACAGCGTCGTAAAAGAAAATGGAATTATGCTGCTGTTGGTTACGCACGATCCTGATATTGCAGATACCTGTGATACGATTTTTGAAATGGATGGAGGGAGGATAACTTGTGCTAAAAATGATACTTAA
- a CDS encoding RND family efflux transporter encodes MMKLLRKQMLLCSILFLVFTLSACSAIGQTDENNLIDSATSAEKTVSVVRGTITPTVSTQTTIVPAVPFIISSPENGIFNTAVELEEKITAGQIIGTLNGKELKSPVDGTVTSIAPSNESVPSNYPVAIVHYTGFALNVEADNFLSTLPEYAELKAKFQVYDGVGPTDMIAVVSPAADENAFTGIVPQEGILQCLISQTVDVKSGQSATVVITATTRNDVLILPLSVIAGRQGTGLVTVITPNGERVETKVTLGVTDGANIEILSGLEEGDVVSATPPNLDPRGN; translated from the coding sequence ATGATGAAGTTGCTAAGAAAACAAATGCTGCTATGTTCTATTTTGTTTCTTGTATTTACGCTATCTGCCTGCTCTGCAATTGGGCAGACAGACGAAAACAATCTTATAGATAGCGCAACATCCGCAGAAAAAACGGTATCAGTTGTACGAGGGACAATTACTCCAACCGTTTCAACGCAAACGACTATTGTTCCGGCAGTACCGTTTATTATTTCCTCACCCGAAAATGGCATATTTAATACAGCGGTAGAATTAGAAGAAAAAATCACTGCCGGGCAAATTATTGGAACTTTGAACGGCAAAGAATTGAAATCTCCGGTGGATGGTACAGTTACCTCTATTGCCCCATCCAATGAAAGCGTACCGAGTAATTATCCCGTAGCGATAGTGCATTATACAGGATTTGCCCTCAATGTAGAGGCAGATAATTTTTTGAGTACCTTACCGGAGTATGCAGAGTTGAAAGCAAAATTTCAAGTATATGATGGTGTAGGACCAACCGATATGATTGCCGTGGTGTCGCCTGCCGCAGATGAAAATGCGTTTACGGGAATCGTGCCGCAAGAGGGCATTCTGCAATGCTTGATCAGTCAAACAGTCGATGTGAAATCGGGGCAAAGTGCAACGGTAGTCATAACGGCGACAACGAGAAATGATGTCCTTATATTGCCGCTGTCGGTAATAGCGGGTAGACAAGGTACGGGATTGGTTACTGTAATTACTCCGAATGGAGAAAGAGTGGAAACAAAAGTGACATTGGGTGTGACAGACGGAGCCAATATAGAAATACTGTCCGGCTTAGAGGAGGGCGATGTGGTTTCTGCTACTCCGCCAAACCTTGATCCGAGGGGGAATTGA
- a CDS encoding sensor histidine kinase, which yields MKLNKKEKNYLLSTLFKGYVIQCAICSVLILGGTFLLGIMAEEILRKYVLYYYLYYRTEYLYIVAVIVWGGCIIYLTYLLLKKVVAYVYEVQAATGKMFDQNVSYIEMSPELSEIAANINQLKQEAESNARLAKENEQRKNDLIMYLAHDLKTPLSSVIGYLTLLRDESQISKELREKYLSITLGKAERLEDLINEFFEITRFNIYDITLQYTKINLTRLLEQLVYEFKPMLNTKNLQCNLCVDDDIMLRCDADKIQRVFDNLLRNAVIYSFENTDITISAQCQEDTVSIIFCNHGDTLPEEKLNRIFEQFYRLDAARSTSSGGAGLGLAIVKQIVELHNGTIVAESQEDQNKFSITLPLA from the coding sequence ATGAAATTGAATAAAAAAGAAAAAAACTATCTGCTCTCTACCTTGTTCAAAGGGTATGTAATTCAATGTGCGATTTGCTCTGTGCTTATTTTAGGCGGTACTTTTCTTTTAGGAATTATGGCAGAAGAAATTCTCCGCAAGTATGTTTTGTATTATTACTTGTATTACAGAACAGAATATCTTTATATAGTGGCTGTAATCGTGTGGGGTGGCTGTATTATATACTTGACATACCTACTTTTGAAAAAAGTAGTCGCCTACGTGTACGAGGTACAGGCTGCGACAGGAAAAATGTTCGATCAGAATGTCAGTTACATTGAAATGTCCCCGGAGTTGAGTGAAATCGCCGCTAACATCAATCAGTTAAAACAGGAGGCTGAAAGTAATGCAAGGCTTGCAAAAGAAAATGAGCAGCGAAAAAATGACCTGATTATGTATCTTGCACACGATTTGAAAACACCGCTTTCTTCTGTAATCGGGTATCTTACTTTACTGCGTGATGAGTCGCAAATCTCAAAGGAACTTCGAGAAAAGTACCTTTCAATCACTCTTGGTAAGGCAGAACGGTTAGAGGATCTGATTAACGAGTTTTTCGAGATAACACGATTCAATATATACGATATTACATTACAATACACGAAAATCAATTTAACTCGCCTGCTGGAGCAACTTGTATATGAATTTAAGCCTATGCTCAACACAAAGAATTTGCAATGTAATCTTTGTGTTGATGATGATATAATGCTTCGATGTGACGCAGACAAAATTCAGCGTGTTTTTGATAACCTTTTGAGAAATGCGGTTATCTACAGTTTTGAAAATACGGATATCACGATCAGCGCACAATGTCAGGAAGATACGGTCAGCATTATTTTTTGTAACCACGGCGATACTCTGCCGGAAGAAAAGTTAAACAGGATTTTCGAGCAGTTTTATCGGCTTGACGCAGCGAGAAGTACAAGCAGTGGAGGAGCTGGATTAGGTTTGGCGATTGTAAAGCAGATTGTTGAACTACACAATGGTACAATCGTTGCAGAGAGCCAAGAGGATCAAAACAAGTTTTCAATTACTTTGCCGTTGGCGTAG
- the vanR gene encoding VanR-ABDEGLN family response regulator transcription factor, protein MNKKILIVDDEKEIVDLLEVYLSNDGYSVYKCYNGLEAMKCIKQSQIDLAILDIMLPDIDGFRLCQKIREKFYFPIIMLTAKIEDSDKIMGLTIGADDYITKPFNPLEVVARVKTQLRRYQSYNSPNLSQSEEKDEYDIRGLLINRVSHKCYLYGKEIALTPLEFSILWYLCEHQGKVVASEELFEAVWKEKYLRNSNNTVMAHIGRLREKLNEPSKNPKFIKTVWGVGYEIE, encoded by the coding sequence ATGAACAAGAAGATTTTAATTGTGGATGACGAAAAAGAAATCGTTGATCTGCTTGAAGTGTATTTGAGTAACGATGGTTATTCAGTATATAAATGTTATAATGGGTTAGAGGCGATGAAATGTATCAAACAGTCGCAGATTGATTTAGCGATACTTGATATTATGCTGCCGGATATTGATGGTTTTCGACTTTGCCAAAAAATTCGGGAAAAGTTTTACTTCCCTATTATTATGCTTACCGCCAAAATTGAGGATAGCGACAAGATTATGGGGCTTACGATTGGTGCGGATGATTATATAACGAAACCGTTTAATCCTTTAGAGGTTGTGGCAAGAGTAAAGACGCAATTAAGGCGTTATCAGAGCTATAACAGTCCTAATTTGAGCCAATCCGAAGAAAAAGACGAGTATGACATCAGAGGTCTACTGATAAACAGAGTCAGCCACAAGTGCTACTTGTATGGCAAAGAAATAGCCTTGACTCCGTTGGAGTTTTCTATTCTGTGGTATCTGTGCGAACATCAGGGTAAAGTTGTCGCCTCGGAGGAATTATTTGAAGCCGTGTGGAAAGAAAAGTATCTTCGCAACAGTAACAATACGGTAATGGCGCACATTGGGCGGCTTCGGGAAAAATTGAATGAACCTTCAAAAAATCCGAAGTTCATTAAAACTGTTTGGGGGGTAGGGTATGAAATTGAATAA
- a CDS encoding helix-turn-helix domain-containing protein: MKVRYNKLWKLLIDKGMKKSQLREAVGASKSTFAKLGKNENVTLPVLLNICEYLECDFGDIMEAVPENEV; this comes from the coding sequence ATGAAAGTACGGTACAACAAACTTTGGAAACTACTGATTGACAAGGGAATGAAAAAGAGTCAATTACGAGAAGCGGTCGGGGCAAGCAAAAGTACATTTGCGAAACTCGGAAAAAATGAAAATGTTACCCTTCCCGTGCTGTTGAATATATGCGAATATTTAGAGTGTGATTTTGGCGACATAATGGAAGCCGTACCCGAAAATGAGGTGTAG
- the lysS gene encoding lysine--tRNA ligase, translated as MAEQNNKGNEQDLNKLKMVRREKLADLQAAGKDPFVITKYDVQQHSIEVKDMYTALEAELLAGRQEPSVEGLDEAEKREVINNDYNERRAIMDASPINVSIAGRMMFKRVMGKASFCNIQDLKGNIQVYVARDQIGEESYADFKKSDIGDIYGVKGYAFRTKMGEISIHAEEITLLSKSLQMLPEKFHGLTDTDMRYRQRYVDLIMNQDSKEVFIKRSQILKEIRNFLAGRDFMEVETPMLVSNAGGAAARPFETHYNALDEDVKLRISLELYLKRLIVGGLERVYEIGRVFRNEGVDTRHNPEFTLMELYQAYTDYYGMMELTESMFRYLAEKVCGSTKISYNGIEIDFGKPFERLTMVDAIKKYTGVDFDQVADDAEAKKIADEHHVEYEERHKKGDIVNLFFEEFCEENLIQPTFIMDHPIEISPLTKKKPSDPTKVERFELFINTWEMCNAYSELNDPIDQRERFAAQDANAAAGDDEAEHTDEDFLNALEIGMPPTGGIGYGIDRLVMLLTDSQAIRDVLLFPTMKSLDGVNKKNDVNNTASEAPEKNVKTESEKIDFSNVKIEPIFEKMVDFDTFAKSDFRAVKILACEAVPKSKKLLKFTLDDGERKDRVILSGIHDYYEPEELVGKTAIAIVNLPPRKMMGIDSEGMLISAVHEEDGHEGLNLLMVDDHIPAGAKLY; from the coding sequence ATGGCAGAGCAGAATAACAAGGGAAATGAGCAGGATCTTAATAAGCTGAAGATGGTTCGCCGCGAGAAACTGGCAGATCTTCAGGCAGCAGGCAAGGATCCATTTGTTATAACTAAGTACGATGTGCAGCAGCACAGTATAGAAGTAAAGGACATGTACACAGCACTCGAGGCTGAGCTCCTTGCGGGAAGACAGGAGCCTTCAGTAGAAGGTCTTGACGAGGCAGAGAAGAGAGAAGTTATCAACAACGATTACAATGAGAGAAGAGCAATCATGGACGCTTCACCTATCAATGTGAGCATTGCGGGACGTATGATGTTCAAGCGTGTCATGGGTAAGGCTTCTTTCTGTAATATTCAGGATCTCAAGGGCAATATTCAGGTATATGTTGCCAGAGATCAGATCGGCGAGGAGTCATATGCTGACTTTAAGAAGTCAGATATAGGTGACATATATGGTGTAAAAGGATATGCTTTCAGAACAAAGATGGGCGAGATATCCATACATGCTGAAGAGATAACACTTCTGTCCAAGTCACTTCAGATGCTCCCGGAGAAGTTCCATGGACTGACAGATACAGATATGAGATATCGTCAGAGATATGTGGATCTGATCATGAATCAGGACAGCAAGGAGGTATTCATCAAGAGATCACAGATATTAAAGGAGATCCGTAATTTCCTGGCTGGACGTGATTTCATGGAAGTCGAGACTCCTATGCTTGTATCCAATGCAGGTGGTGCTGCAGCGAGACCATTTGAGACACATTACAATGCACTCGATGAGGATGTAAAGCTTCGTATATCATTGGAGCTTTATCTCAAGAGACTTATCGTCGGTGGTCTTGAGAGAGTATATGAGATTGGAAGAGTGTTCCGTAATGAGGGCGTTGACACACGTCACAACCCTGAGTTCACCCTTATGGAGTTATATCAGGCGTACACAGATTACTATGGTATGATGGAGCTGACAGAGTCAATGTTCCGTTACCTCGCAGAAAAGGTATGTGGAAGCACCAAGATTTCATATAATGGAATAGAGATCGACTTTGGCAAGCCATTTGAGCGTCTGACTATGGTCGATGCTATCAAGAAATATACAGGTGTTGATTTTGATCAGGTTGCTGATGATGCTGAGGCGAAGAAGATCGCTGACGAGCATCATGTAGAGTACGAGGAGCGTCACAAGAAGGGCGATATCGTGAACCTGTTCTTTGAGGAGTTCTGTGAAGAGAACCTGATCCAGCCTACATTTATCATGGATCATCCAATAGAGATCTCACCACTTACAAAGAAGAAGCCTTCAGATCCTACAAAGGTTGAGCGTTTCGAGCTCTTTATCAACACATGGGAGATGTGTAACGCTTACTCAGAGCTGAACGATCCGATCGATCAGCGTGAGAGATTTGCCGCTCAGGATGCGAACGCAGCAGCCGGAGACGACGAGGCTGAGCACACAGATGAGGATTTCCTCAATGCACTTGAGATCGGTATGCCACCTACAGGCGGTATCGGTTATGGTATAGATAGACTGGTTATGCTCCTTACAGATTCACAGGCGATCAGGGATGTTCTCCTGTTCCCGACAATGAAGTCATTAGATGGTGTAAATAAGAAAAATGATGTAAATAATACAGCTTCTGAAGCACCTGAAAAAAATGTAAAAACTGAGTCTGAAAAGATTGATTTCTCTAATGTGAAGATTGAGCCAATCTTTGAAAAAATGGTAGATTTCGATACATTTGCAAAATCTGATTTCCGTGCAGTTAAAATTTTAGCTTGTGAAGCAGTACCGAAGTCAAAGAAGCTTCTGAAGTTTACATTAGATGACGGAGAACGCAAAGACCGTGTGATTTTAAGCGGTATTCACGACTATTACGAGCCGGAAGAACTGGTTGGTAAGACAGCAATCGCTATCGTGAACCTGCCACCGAGAAAGATGATGGGAATTGATTCCGAGGGTATGCTGATTTCAGCAGTACACGAGGAAGACGGTCACGAAGGACTAAACCTTCTGATGGTAGATGACCACATTCCGGCAGGTGCAAAGCTCTATTAA